Within the Amaranthus tricolor cultivar Red isolate AtriRed21 chromosome 15, ASM2621246v1, whole genome shotgun sequence genome, the region CTAACTTATCACAAACAAGCTCAGCTAATTCCCAATCCTTATCACTAGGAACAACAAAATTCATCTTTTTATTCACTCGCCTTAACCTTGAAAACACATCTTTAAACGTCAAAACACTTTTAAGCATCAAGTAGGTTGAATTCCATCTTGTTTTACAATCAATACTAGGTTTTTTAATGTTAACTAAGTCCAAAAAACGACAAGCCtcctcaaaattttcaattcttttaggaGTTGACATCCAAAAAGACACACAATCACGAACTTTTTCAATCGCAGAACTAATAACCCCTAATCCATCTTGAACTATTAGGTTCAATATGTGAGCACTACAACGTTAATGCAAAAGATCACCCTCAAGCATCAAAGACCTTTTCTCAAACTTATTCATTAAAATCTTCATCATTGCATCATTAGTAGTGGCATTATCAACAACAACAGcagatattttattttctaaacaaTATTGAGACAAACAATCCATCATTACCTTTGCAATAACACCTCCGGTGTGAGGACAAGGCACATAGCAAAACCTATatagaattaaaattaaaaggataaatgataaaattaaaagtaacatgATTACATGAGTAAATAAGTAAGATTTTACCTTAAGGTGCGATTTCGTAAGACCCAttgtttatcaataaaatgcgAAGTTATGACCATGTAACCCTTCTTCTGGTTGGTTACAGTCCACATATCAGTAGTGATTGCAATTCTACTTTCATTATGATCGAGCAATTTATGTAGAGAAAGTTTTTCTTCTTTAAACATCTTCATGATATCTCGCTTTAATGTGGACCTAGAAATCATCTTAAAATTGGAATTAAGGCTTTCAACAAACCTCCTAAACCCAATATGATCCACCATAGACAATGGATACTCGTGCATAATAACCATGGAAACTAATTCCCTTCTCGAAAATTCTTGGTCGAACTCTTTAAGGTTGCTTTTACCACTATATTCCAAAGAACTTGACCCATCACATTTCTTCTTAACTCTTAAAGTTGTTTGACCACATGCAAGATTCAAATGTCTTCCTGAACAAACTTTCTTTGTGTGTTTCAAGAGATGAGAAGTTCCACTACTACCACTAGTTACTAGACTAACACCACAACGCTTACAAACAGCTCTAGTCACACCATTTACTTCCTCTCTTACAAAATAATTCCATGCCTCAGAGGTTGTTTTCCTTCCCTTATCTTTTGTGCAAGAACTTGGAATACCATCAACATTATCATTAATGAACCCTTCTTCATCCACATTCAATGTATTTTTTGACTCCATACCAAAATCATTTTGTGGTTGTGCAACTGATTTGGACGTACATTGTGATTGATTTTCATCCATTATCTATACGAATACGActataaatctaaatttaaacaCCTATTCAATCAATATATTTCATATCAAAACCATAACAATAAATCTAAATTCGTTTTCAAATCATAACAATAGATTTAAGAGGGGCTGAGGGCATACAGTCATACAGTGATACAGATGATACAGTGATAAAGACACACAGCATACAGATGATACAGTGAGGGGCTGAGGGCATACATTCCAAAACAGAAAGCtaaaacttacatataaatcaaaaaaattaacaatcatAAGTATTCAAAAACTTACAGTATAACGAAATCCCTAATAATGAAAGAGAAGTCAGTTTCAAAAGACCCAAATTTTCAgatattacaatttacaagtcAGTTTCTTGAGATCCCacaacatatatattacaagTCAGATGATTCTAGAacaaaaaatggagaaaattaatacacaatacaaagaaaaattaaagaaaaattaaacaaaatcaaagaaatggAATACCTGGAGTTTTCGAGGCGATGGCTATGGCAATGGCGATGGTGATGTCGCAGAGGTGGAGCCGCGGAGGACTAGAGCCAGAGAAACTAGAAAGATGTCGAGAAGGCGGAGGATTAGGGATTTAGAGGAGAAGTCGAGAAGGCGGAGGATTAGGGAAGTCGAGAAGGCGGAGGATTAGGGATTTAGAGGAGAAGTCGAGAAGGCACAGCCGCACAGGATTAGAGGAGAACTGGTTACTGGACAGGAGAAGTCGAGATTggagaagagaaaaaaattagggttttcgagGATTTTGTGATATTTGAGAATGAGAAGGCACTCCCAGTTCCACGCCCATCCagtgaaaaatataaaatttaaattttaaaagtttagggtccgggtcttcatattaggacccggacccggacccgtcaaaaaaaatttggatccagacccggacccggatccgacgggtctcaaaaattaagacccagacccttataaaaggggcgggtcctacagggtcctggacccatgaccatccctaggtACATGTGAACTCTTCCTCATCTAAACTCTCCCTTACATAAAGGGTCCATGCCTATTCTTTTCACCACTTATGAAAAACTTAAGGAGAAGTACTCACCTTAAGACCAAAAGGAGgtaaaagttttaatttttaaaacttgtcaaaatataattaaaatattaaatttggtttgtaagCATACACACTTCCTTTCCACCCTTCTCTTGACAACATATTCCAAGTGGAGAGGAACTCATTGCTATCATTTGGTTGTAATGAGCACCATGTGAGGATCTTCAAATCAGTCCGGAGACaatgattaattttttacttGACGATAAACCTACAAAGGCGTGGAATGTTCGAATGATCTTCAACGTTAGACAATACTTCATGCTCTTCGTTTTGTAGGGCAGCTTATTAGCTCCAAATGATGATGATCGTTTGGTTATTGCATGATTAATATTGTTATCCTTGACCGATGTTAGTGAATATCTTAGGATTAACTTGGCTTCGATAAGCCCTAAGGCTTAGATATGATTTGAGAGAGTTAAGACCTTAATTACACCATCTGAAAGAGTTGTAAAATATTCCATATGATCATCGAGCTAATGAGCCCCATGGTCATCCAAGTCTTCACAAAAAGAATCAAGACCTTCCATGGATCAAAGTTagaatttattattatagtatgACCGTTAATCATAAGGGCCCTAAGGTGTCTAGTTTTGTTCTTAGAGGGTCGCCTTTGGCTAACAAGCCCCGAAGTACTTGAGTTTGACTTCATTGGGATGATATAGGGCCTTCTACCTTCTATAAGGTTAAAATGTTCCAATAAGGGACAATCTTGATCATCGGAGCCTTAAGGTCTTTGGATTTTTGAGAGTATACAATAAGCATAGCAAAGAAATGAAGCCTTGATAGTAATACTTGTCGCGTCAAGGGTAGTCCGAAGATAAGATATTGATAATCAAGGTAGGGATGcaaataaaatttgataaaaataagtGACATTTGAACAAAGCTTGGATAATACGGCTAGGATTGGTGATAATTTACCAAAAGCAGTGTTTGAGTGGAGATATTTGAATAACATGATCGACATTTGAGCCAAGTCGATTGATTCGGTTAGGATGCGAGATGACTAACCCGGTTAGAATTGATGAAATGTCATGTTGTCGGGATTATCAAGGATCTTTGTTCCTTAGGCTGATAGagaaacttagtttgtttaggTCTAGATCCTTAGATCCAAAATTGATCTACAAAAGTGACAATAAAGGATCTTTGATTGACAAAGAATCCTAGCTTGATTGAGATAATTTAGGGCCACATAGCCACCCAAATTGATCTATGAAAATGAAAGATAAAGGATCTTTGCTTGACGAAGACTCCTGAAATAATCAAGTAGGGATCGTTGTGCCAAAGGCTGaaaaagggttttgaaaaaattaactaaTTTGGGGCTAGCTTGCCACCCAATTTAATTCTAGACAATGACTATAGGGATCTTCTTGCCAAAGGCCGACAAAGAGTCCGAAACAAATTGGTAATTTGGGGCTAACTTGCCACCCAAATTATGTCTAGACAAAGACTATAAGGTTCTTCGTGCCAAAGGCTGACAAGGAGTCCTAAAGAAAATTGGTAATTTGTACTAACTTGCTACCCAAATTATATCTGGACAAAAACTATAAGGATCTTCGTGCCAAAGGCTAACAAAGAGTCCTGAAATGAATTGGCTAACTTGGGGCTAGCTTGTCACCCAAATTAGTTTCAGACCATGACTATAAGGATCTTCGTGTCAAGGGCTGACAAAGAGTCCTGAAATGAATTGGCTAACTTGGGGCTAGCTTGCCACCCAAATTAGTTTCGGACCATGTCTATAAGGATCTTCGTGCCAAGGGCTGACAAAGAATCCTGAAATGGAAAATAGGCTAATTTGTTGAGATTGGACATCACACAAAGTTTTTCCTaactttatcattcattcattcacgATTTTCTCAATCTTCCATTACATAGATTTTCATCTTGATGTTCAAAGGATTTCATTACATATTTAATTTCTTAACAAGGTATAATAGCCTCTTACAATGGTCGATTATAGCTTACTACTAGACTTCAGAGTACTTGTTACTTTCATGGCATGAGATTTACTGGTAGTGATGCTGGActttatcaaagaatgaacaCTATCCTTGATGAACATATCACCTGCCTAAAATTTGGAGTATTCACCGTATACGACTTTGATAAAACCTTCGGTGACACTAGTCTACTTCTCTTTTTTCCCATTAGAGTTTTGATCCAACCCTTGATTATTGTATGACCCTTGCCTAGACCGATAAGGTTGGTACTGTTGATTTCGATTGATGAATCGTCCcaattttccttcatttgcgAGTCGATCAAGGACTTTCTTAAGTTCTCGGCAATGAGCAAGGGTATGACCATGCTCCTTGTGATACTCACACCACAAGTCCATATTTCTTCTATTCATTGAAGTACTCACTTGAGGAGGTTGTGGAAGTTTAGATCTAATGGCACAGAAAATGTCCTTTTGGTTCCTGTTGAATCGAGGTTCATAGACCCATCCTTCAGCTCTTTTGACCATTCCACTGACTAATTGTGATCAAACCCAGGAGGTTCTTGCCTACCTGACCCCATTTGAGAGTATCCAGTATATTCTTTTTGGTAAGGTTTTGCATGTGGTTGAGATTGGGATTGTAGTttatcattcttcttcttcttagctTGAGAGTCTATAGGTGTGCAAATTTCTGAGGCTTGAACAAACCTTTGAGCGATTTGCATTGCTTCAACATAGGAGGAAACTCCATTCTCAATGAGATGCCATTTTAATTTATGAGTTCTCAATCCATTAATGAGTGTCGACACAGTTGCAGAATCACTTATGTTCGTAATGGTCAAGACTTCATCATGGAACCTCTTGATGTAACTGGAGACTAACTCTCCTTCTTGTTGGATGACAGACATAAGGTGAATACATGACTTCTTTTGTCTCTTAAAGACAATAAATTGATCTAAGAATATCTTCTCAAGTTGAGCGAAACTTTCAACGCTCCCACAAGGTAGTGAAGTATACCAAGATAAAGCTAATCCGCTTAGGGTAGTAGGAAAGAACTTACAAAGAAAAGCTTTACATGTAGTATTAACTGCCATGTGAGCCCGATATGATTCTATGTGTTCTTGAGGATCTTGGGTTCCATCAAAGGACACCATGTTCGGAATCTTGACTTTACTCCGGTTAGGAGTAGCTAAAACTCGAGCAGACAGGGGGTCTTTAATACAAATGGAGCATATTCAGGTCCTCCTTCTTCAAACTTATCTTGATCATGCTTTAGTGGGCTTTGACAGGATACTTCCTCCCGTCGAGATGGGGATTGTTGATAAGTgtgttctttttcttttctcttagAGATGAGAGCACGAGCATCTAACTCCCCGGAACGAAGCTTTCGACTGGTAATTATCTTTCCAATATCCATGATAGAGTGTGCCTTTGTCTGGTTAGGATCTTGTCGACGTTCTTCCCTTCCCCGGTTAGGATTAGGGTCTTGTCTCTCCCTTTCCTAGTTAGGGTTGGGATGATACAATGGTTGTGCCGAGATGTTACGATGATGACTGCCTCTGGTCGGCTGATGAGAATATTCTTTTCTAATGTCATGAGGAGGTGCGTAATTAGCCTTACGATTTTGAGTGGGCAGTGTTTCCTGGCTTTCAGCTACATCCTCTACATAGTAATTGAGTGGGGTAGGCTTGTGAATGGGTGTAGATCTCCTCCTTGGAGAAGGTTGGACTTGTTAATTTTCAACATTAGGAGATGATCTAATTGGAATTGACTTAAAGGCTTGAGTGATGTGCTCTTGAATCTGAGCAGTGAGAAGAGTTTCAAATTCTTGAAGCTCTTGATGGGTGACAGGATCCGGGTTAGAATTCGGATTAGGAATTGGAGGATTGAGATTACAAGCATGGCCGGAGCTGTTTGCTTCAGACGGGTGAGGTCCCGACTGATGACTACGAGCCTGGGTATTTCTATTTGGAGGCATGGCTTTCAGTTCGAGTTCAGAGTGAGGTGTTAGTCTTCCctacagacggcgccaaactgtttcgggtGAAACTTAGTTGCAATTTGTATTAAGTGGGGGAAGGGTAATTTATGCTGTAACTCCAAGCAAAAAGTCCAAGTGTCGAAGTGTAGGGTAGCTCAGTTCAAATCTGTGACGTCGAATGCAGTTGAATGTAGTCGAAGGAGGTTGAAGATCTTCGAATGAAcctacaaaacgaacaaaggtTACTATCCCGGGGACGGCACCCGGGAAAGCCCTTCCGATGCTTAAGTTAGTTAACAATTGAATATGAATATGAGAATTGAATCACTTGGAGAGAATATGGGAGAAAAACTTACTTCATTAggacattttgtgagtattTATAGTCATTTGCTTCGTACTGATATTGAAACTAACCGTATCTGCTTTTCGGACTGATAAATCATAAAGTAGATCGATTCGCAATGCAGAATTGGGCTTGATATTTTATTGACTATGTTTGACTTGGGCTTGATATTTTATTGACTATGTTTGACTTGAGCTTGATCAAGTCATAGGACTTCTTTGACCATATGTGAGGCCCAATTAATATTGGGGTCTTGTACCCAAAACAAAACTGTTTATTAAACATATTATTCAACAAAAGATAAATCTAGATAGAAGATTGATTAAATATacatcaaaatattattttcaacacAATTGCACGCACGAAACAACACAaatcaaaacccttaaaactcCTTAAAATTTCggccaaataataaaaaaaaaaacacatgaaaATACCATAAAACAATACGTAAAAAGttgttattaaaaaatttgagaACTAAACGAAACTTATGATAAAAATTGGATGATCAAGTCCGTAGTTACCAAGAACACAAGAGCAACCTGTTGGAGTATATAATAGATTTTGGggctcaaccaaaagcttaagttgatgattgaggccccaaaatatgttatatactctaacacaacCAAAAGACCATTTTTATCCTCACCAATGTTGAAAGGAAAGAGAACAAAATGGACTAATGTTTTTCTTCTTTTGCAAGCCAAAAGACTTAGAAAGGATCATATCATACTAtctattaaaaatattgaaaatttccATGTGGCACTCCCTCGGGAATTCTGCCACTTAAATTGTTAAGATTTGCTAAATTTTAATCATTTGACAAGTTATTtttacacaatactatttattaaaaatattagaaaagtcCATGTGGCACTCCCTTAGGAGTTCTGCTATTTGAATTATTGAGATTTGCTAAATTTTAATCATTTGATAAGTTatttttacacaataatattaacttctgccaattaaaataaaaaaaacaagcaTCTAATTATCTatgtttaatttaaataaagcTAATTACATAACAATCACACTATCATACTATCTATTAAAAAGATCGAAAAATTCCATGTGGCAATCCTTTAGGAGTTTTGCCACTTGCACTGTTGAGATTtgctaaatttttattatttgacaAGTTATTTTTACAGCATGTTAACTTCtaccaattaaaaaaatcaaacatttaattaactatatttaatttaaataaagcTAATTGCATAGCAATCATACTATCATACTGCCtattaaaaagattgaaaaattccaTGTGGCACTCTTTTGAAGTTCAACCACTTGGATTATTGAgatttgataaattttaatcatTTGCAAGTTatttttacacaataatattaacttctaccagttaaaaaaaaaaattcaaacatcTAATCATACTATCTATTTAAAAGATCGAAAGATTCCACGTGGCACTCTCTCGTAAGTTCTGCTACTTGGATTGTTCAGATTTGCTAAATTTTAATCATTTGACAAGTTTTTTTTAACACGATAATGATTACTTCTaccaattaaaaaaaaccaaacatTTAATTCACTatgtttaatttaaataaagttaattacataacaataatactatttattaaaaagattgGAAAATTTCAAATGACACTCCCTTAGGAATTCTGCCACTTAGATTGTTGagatttttctaaattttaattatttggcaAGTTATTAGTACACAATAATGTCAACtcatatcaattaaaaaaaaagaaaaaaagaaaaaccaaatATCTAATTAACTATGTTTAATTTAAATTGAGCAAATTACATAACAAAAAGATATAAACTACTatagtatgtatttatataagataagataattaaataacttttgttaatgaaaattattaccttattttgtttcctatttactgtaatttttttaagaaaatcaaaaccaaTTTGTTTCTCAtgtaaattgaaattatttaaataattgtgaatttttaatatcttcacttttaaaatttatcacaATCACATTGTAATCATTAGTTTATATctattattacattttaataATATGTATGTGCACACATTTACATATCCGTGCATTGCACAGGCATATAAATTAGTAATGTTAATAAAGTAATTTATGGTGATTAACCACCATAATTACGTGGGTTACGAAAACCTTTCAATAGCCTCGTTCTACCCCTTGTTTGAACGACCAAGTGGTCAAAATTGAccatctataattttttttttgttctttaaattGGGCTaacaaaatgcaaaaaacgagaagtatatatgttatgcaataaattttaaactttcctaaataaagtttttatttcaaaaataaaattcatttaaacttataaaaataCCTAATCACCCTAAAATAGGATGTAGaatgtaattttaatattttatttaatttaaaataagaaatgaaaTGGTCAATCTAGCAGGGTGTTACACTAATTTACAACTTTAATCGCGGATTTAAGTAGAAAAAGGATTTCGTTATCTCATGCTACAAACGTAAGAATTCTTTAAAAGGTCCAAAGAATAATTTGATGAAGTAGGGAATCGTCTTGGTAAAAATAATAACCCCCTACGATTAGATCGTGCTGGTGAGTATTTGAACCAAGACATCTATGATCGAATTGCAATGGTAGTGGAATTGTTTCCCTAACGAGATATTGAACTTTATTGTATATGGTTAGATAGATGATATCTCTTGCAAAGCTGCGTGGCATGGTGATGTCATGAGGCACTAAGGTTTATTTATAAAGCTCTCTGTTAAATaatataatctagaaaaatctagggaATAATGTATCTAGAAATAAGTAAACAAAAATCTATGATATCCTAGAAATATCTAGACTAACACCCTAAAGTTAATAGCCTAGAACTATCTACAAATTGTAGAAAAGACTAGAAACATAATGATGGTGAAAGCACCAACATAGaagcactatatatatatatgttgcatGCTCTCATTTGTAATTAAGCCACATAATACAAGAAACCTTTTTTCACAAAAGCcatcaactctcctctttattttttcatactagcatcttcaatatttattaaCCAAAATCAATAATTCACTACAACTTCCGCATATTAATTCTAACAGTTGGTATCAAGAGCCACTAATCCAAAGCCTTCTTTTTTCAATCATATATCATCCAAATTTCATATCAATACCAActccacatatatataaatggccTCCCCTAACCCAaattcaaacacaaacacaaacatatttaaTCCCCAAGTTAATTGAGTACCTATATTTAAAGGGGAGAAATTTGATCAATGGAGTATgcaaatgaaatcaattttcatTACCCAAGATATATGGGAAATCATTCAAGATGGTTATGAGCAACCCAAAGATGCCAATGAAGATGCTTCTTGGGATGACACTAAAAAGTGTTAATACAAGCAAAACAAAAGAAGGGATCATTATGCCCTCTCTATAATATATCGTGGAGTAGATGAGACGATCCTACCAACAATCATGACCGCCACAACGGCAAAGGAGGCATGGAGCACTTTGGAGACAAAATATCGAGGCTCCGAAAAGGTAATACTCTTCAAACTACAATCTTTATGGGTCAATTTGATAGTATGCAAATGACCAATAATGAGTCAATTCAATCATATACCGACTGAGTCTCAAATATTGTTAACCAAATTCGATCCAATGGAGACACCATTGAAGATGTTAAATAATTCGGAAAATATTaagaactttaaaaaaaaaatttgatcataTTGTGGCTGCTATAGAAGAATCTAATAAAGATTTAAATTCACTCACCATGACTGAATTAATGGGCTCTTTATTAGCACATGAAGAAAGAATGCGTAAATTTGAAGAGCAACCAATTGAACAAGCTTTTCaggctaaattaaaattttctaataatggagaaaatataaatGGCCACGGTaaaaattttcaaccaaaaaaggGCATTTTTAACAACCGTGGTAGGGGGAGaggaaataataaaaatcaaggGAGCCGAGATAACAACTCTTATTGCATattatgcaagaaaaacaatcaTAACACAAGAGATTGTCGGTACAAATGCAAAAGATGTACACGACACT harbors:
- the LOC130801008 gene encoding uncharacterized protein LOC130801008; translation: MVSFDGTQDPQEHIESYRAHMAVNTTCKAFLCKFFPTTLSGLALSWYTSLPCGSVESFAQLEKIFLDQFIVFKRQKKSCIHLMSVIQQEGELVSSYIKRFHDEVLTITNISDSATVSTLINGLRTHKLKWHLIENGVSSYVEAMQIAQRFVQASEICTPIDSQAKKKKNDKLQSQSQPHAKPYQKEYTGYSQMGSGRQEPPGFDHN
- the LOC130801007 gene encoding zinc finger BED domain-containing protein RICESLEEPER 2-like, with translation MDENQSQCTSKSVAQPQNDFGMESKNTLNVDEEGFINDNVDGIPSSCTKDKGRKTTSEAWNYFVREEVNGVTRAVCKRCGVSLVTSGSSGTSHLLKHTKKVCSGRHLNLACGQTTLRVKKKCDGSSSLEYSGKSNLKEFDQEFSRRELVSMVIMHEYPLSMVDHIGFRRFVESLNSNFKMISRSTLKRDIMKMFKEEKLSLHKLLDHNESRIAITTDMWTVTNQKKGYMVITSHFIDKQWVLRNRTLRFCYVPCPHTGGVIAKVMMDCLSQYCLENKISAVVVDNATTNDAMMKILMNKFEKRSLMLEVQDGLGVISSAIEKVRDCVSFWMSTPKRIENFEEACRFLDLVNIKKPSIDCKTRWNSTYLMLKSVLTFKDVFSRLRRVNKKMNFVVPSDKDWELAELGL